The proteins below are encoded in one region of Pseudomonas azadiae:
- a CDS encoding phage tail assembly protein, which produces MAWMPPLHRLLSPISADTGATIEQIQLKPLYYAAQKDALARAGDDEDDQFFELAKLATGLSEKELDQLKRPDYVSIAQYVHEMSTRPASFFLGESEEPSRHEQVQLLLPLEVAGRTLTALPLEMPALRATKAMKKLATNKERAEFITAHCSGLMIPDLAGLTVPDWTDLQERIDDFLNQPADFFRRATSK; this is translated from the coding sequence ATGGCCTGGATGCCACCGCTACACCGCCTGCTTTCACCGATCAGCGCCGATACCGGCGCGACGATCGAGCAGATTCAACTCAAGCCGCTGTACTACGCCGCGCAGAAAGACGCGCTGGCCCGGGCCGGTGATGACGAGGACGACCAGTTCTTCGAACTGGCGAAACTCGCCACAGGCCTGTCGGAAAAAGAGCTCGACCAGCTCAAACGCCCGGACTACGTCAGCATCGCCCAGTACGTACACGAGATGTCGACACGTCCTGCTTCGTTCTTCCTCGGCGAAAGTGAGGAACCGTCGCGCCATGAGCAGGTGCAACTGCTTCTGCCCCTGGAAGTCGCCGGCCGCACCCTGACCGCACTCCCCCTGGAAATGCCCGCCCTGCGCGCCACTAAAGCCATGAAAAAACTCGCCACCAACAAAGAGCGTGCCGAGTTTATTACCGCTCACTGCTCCGGCCTCATGATCCCCGACCTGGCCGGCCTGACCGTCCCCGACTGGACGGACCTGCAGGAGCGCATCGACGATTTTTTAAATCAACCGGCGGACTTCTTTCGGCGCGCGACATCGAAGTAA
- a CDS encoding phage major tail tube protein, translated as MFTNRVRQAIAATLQGLPLSATVEEFTPPTIDFDMEPMSGGRFIAEEMAKSGKVLNATLMLQGTGPEIMLALGVRLGEDILLNVREAGQDQDGKTYFTYHTVGGKLKTLTEAKLKMGDKATTTLVLACRTYNRLENGISVIDIDVRTQKFVLNGVDILGDARRAVLMP; from the coding sequence ATGTTTACCAACCGAGTCAGACAGGCCATTGCGGCCACCCTTCAAGGCTTACCGCTGTCCGCCACCGTGGAGGAATTCACCCCGCCGACGATTGATTTCGACATGGAGCCCATGTCCGGTGGCCGCTTCATCGCCGAGGAAATGGCCAAGAGCGGCAAGGTGCTCAACGCGACCCTGATGCTGCAAGGCACCGGGCCTGAAATCATGCTGGCGCTGGGTGTGAGGCTGGGTGAGGACATCCTGCTCAACGTACGTGAAGCCGGCCAGGATCAGGACGGCAAGACCTACTTCACCTACCACACGGTCGGCGGCAAGCTGAAGACCCTGACTGAGGCCAAGTTGAAGATGGGCGACAAGGCCACGACCACCCTGGTCCTGGCCTGCCGCACCTACAACCGTCTGGAAAACGGCATTTCGGTGATCGACATCGACGTGCGTACCCAGAAGTTCGTGCTTAACGGCGTCGACATCCTCGGCGACGCCCGCCGTGCGGTGCTGATGCCTTAA
- a CDS encoding phage tail sheath protein, producing the protein MAEVLNFEHNGITVNATESPEAMGGLGDNVIGLVGTAPNAHASIPKNAPFRINSFTTQALLDPTGTESGTLFHAVYQILKVVKVPVYVVIVEEGATPADTLNNVIGGNEPVTGRKLGLAALSSVPEDLTIIGAPGFTGTKAVAGEFASFGKRIKARVVLDGKDASVADQVTYSGELGGADLGFDRCLLVHNMPSVYSKAAKKNVFLSPSSLAIAALAKVKQWESPGNQVTFAEDVSRVVEYNILDTSTEGDLLNRYGVSYYARTVLGGFSLLGNRSITGKFISYVGLEDAISRKLVKAGQKAMAKNLTKSFMDQEVKRINDWLQTLVADETIPGGSVYLHPELNSVEKYKNGTWFIVIDYGRYAPNEHMIYQLNARDEIIEQFLEDVL; encoded by the coding sequence ATGGCTGAGGTTTTGAACTTCGAGCACAACGGCATCACCGTGAATGCCACCGAGTCCCCCGAGGCCATGGGTGGCCTCGGCGATAACGTGATCGGCCTGGTCGGCACCGCGCCGAACGCCCACGCGTCAATCCCGAAAAACGCGCCGTTTCGTATCAACAGCTTCACCACCCAGGCGCTGCTGGACCCGACCGGTACCGAGTCGGGCACGCTGTTCCATGCGGTGTACCAGATCCTCAAAGTGGTCAAGGTGCCGGTCTATGTGGTGATCGTGGAGGAGGGCGCAACCCCGGCTGACACGCTCAACAACGTGATCGGCGGCAACGAGCCGGTCACGGGCCGCAAGCTTGGCCTGGCTGCGCTGAGCAGCGTGCCGGAAGACCTGACCATCATCGGTGCCCCAGGCTTCACCGGCACCAAGGCCGTGGCCGGCGAGTTCGCCTCCTTCGGCAAGCGCATCAAGGCCCGCGTGGTGCTGGATGGCAAGGACGCTTCGGTCGCCGACCAAGTGACCTACAGCGGCGAACTGGGCGGTGCCGACCTGGGTTTCGACCGTTGCCTGCTGGTGCACAACATGCCGTCGGTGTACTCCAAGGCCGCGAAGAAAAACGTGTTCCTGTCGCCATCGTCCCTGGCCATCGCCGCATTGGCCAAGGTCAAGCAGTGGGAAAGCCCAGGTAATCAGGTGACGTTCGCCGAGGACGTATCCCGCGTCGTCGAGTACAACATCCTCGACACCTCCACCGAAGGCGATCTGCTCAACCGCTACGGCGTGAGCTATTACGCCCGCACCGTTCTTGGCGGCTTTTCGCTGCTGGGTAACCGCTCCATCACCGGCAAGTTCATCAGCTACGTCGGCCTCGAAGACGCCATCAGCCGCAAGCTGGTCAAGGCTGGGCAGAAAGCCATGGCCAAGAATCTCACCAAGTCGTTCATGGACCAGGAGGTCAAGCGCATCAACGACTGGCTGCAGACGCTGGTCGCCGACGAAACCATTCCCGGCGGCAGCGTGTACCTGCACCCGGAACTCAACAGCGTCGAGAAGTACAAGAACGGTACCTGGTTCATCGTCATCGACTACGGCCGCTACGCGCCGAACGAACACATGATTTATCAACTCAACGCCCGCGATGAAATCATCGAGCAGTTCCTGGAGGACGTTCTCTAA
- a CDS encoding tail fiber assembly protein: MSEASNTESVVSKIATPTPESEWAAIRARRNQLLRATDYTQLPDYPVSDAQKVEVVAYRKALRAIPEQATEPSTLVWPVLPIFLK, from the coding sequence ATGTCTGAAGCATCTAACACTGAGAGCGTAGTGTCGAAAATTGCTACGCCCACACCTGAAAGCGAATGGGCGGCCATCCGTGCACGTCGGAATCAACTGCTGCGCGCGACTGACTACACTCAGTTGCCTGACTATCCCGTATCCGATGCCCAAAAAGTGGAAGTGGTGGCATATCGTAAGGCATTACGCGCCATTCCTGAGCAAGCAACTGAACCTTCGACGCTGGTGTGGCCTGTACTGCCCATCTTCCTGAAATAG
- a CDS encoding phage tail protein I, producing MSEPQTSLLPANSSPLEKALDLGFGALLERVTPPFPVLMNPLHTPSGFLPYLAADRGVSEWDANAGETEKRLTVALSWQIQRQAGTPKALSHAVESLGFTPNISAWYQQRPLGVPYTFDVQAIIGRSWSSGDHNRLIRRVNAAKSERDLATITIVHETAARLALTQVIQGPLTDGELYLRGALPELALAARLNSAGIARHCTINDYDLRARP from the coding sequence ATGAGTGAGCCCCAAACGAGTCTGTTGCCGGCCAACAGTTCGCCGCTGGAAAAGGCCCTGGACCTTGGCTTCGGCGCTTTGCTTGAGCGGGTTACACCGCCGTTTCCGGTGTTGATGAACCCGCTGCATACGCCTAGTGGATTCCTTCCTTACCTGGCCGCCGACCGAGGCGTCAGCGAATGGGACGCCAACGCCGGCGAGACCGAGAAGCGCCTGACGGTGGCCTTGTCCTGGCAAATCCAACGCCAGGCCGGCACGCCCAAAGCGCTGAGCCATGCGGTGGAATCATTGGGTTTTACCCCCAACATCAGCGCCTGGTATCAGCAGCGGCCATTGGGTGTGCCTTACACCTTCGATGTGCAGGCGATCATCGGACGCAGTTGGTCCAGTGGCGACCACAACCGATTGATTCGCCGCGTCAATGCGGCGAAAAGCGAACGGGACTTGGCGACGATCACCATCGTCCACGAAACCGCCGCTCGCCTTGCGCTCACGCAGGTCATCCAGGGGCCTTTAACCGACGGCGAGCTGTATTTGCGCGGCGCGCTGCCGGAGCTGGCCTTGGCTGCCCGACTCAACAGCGCCGGGATTGCCCGGCACTGCACCATTAACGACTACGACTTAAGGGCGCGGCCATGA
- a CDS encoding baseplate J/gp47 family protein produces the protein MSMLIPGQNQLAEPAIIAVDEFEPLLAEFKAFVVDYVATRAPQSAAKLKASLDNESELLTLALEAFCVRLQTHERKYNARIKQMLAWWATGSNLDARLADMGLERQVLDPGDPAAFPPVPPALESDDDARLRYYLAPHAPAAGSRMQYRREVFTLGERPAVKVQSATPGVVDVTYTFDPDGYAAQVKDGNGRRTAPGEVMVTVLSREDDGTPSADLLDGVRRHFARPDVRPETDLVSVQGAQILPYKIRVVAKINAGPDSGLTQVAAQHLLQTYADSCHCLEGRVDPSWIDYAIHSAGAAQLQILEPLEPIVSTAFQAPYCTGVEVEVRTL, from the coding sequence ATGAGCATGCTGATCCCAGGCCAGAACCAACTGGCGGAACCGGCGATTATCGCGGTTGATGAATTCGAACCGTTGCTGGCCGAATTCAAGGCGTTCGTCGTCGACTACGTCGCTACCCGGGCACCGCAAAGCGCAGCCAAACTCAAGGCCAGTCTCGACAATGAAAGTGAGCTGCTGACCCTGGCCCTGGAAGCCTTTTGCGTGCGGCTGCAAACCCACGAGCGTAAATACAACGCGCGTATCAAACAGATGCTTGCGTGGTGGGCCACCGGCAGCAACCTGGACGCACGCTTGGCGGATATGGGGCTGGAACGCCAGGTGCTCGACCCCGGCGATCCGGCCGCTTTCCCGCCCGTGCCGCCGGCGCTGGAAAGCGACGATGACGCTCGCTTGCGTTACTACCTGGCACCCCACGCTCCGGCGGCGGGTTCGCGGATGCAGTATCGGCGGGAGGTGTTCACTTTGGGCGAGCGGCCTGCGGTGAAGGTGCAAAGCGCAACACCGGGTGTGGTTGACGTCACCTATACCTTCGACCCGGACGGCTATGCGGCCCAGGTCAAGGATGGTAACGGGCGACGCACCGCGCCAGGTGAAGTCATGGTTACCGTTCTTTCAAGAGAAGACGATGGCACACCCTCCGCCGATTTGCTTGACGGTGTTCGTCGCCATTTCGCGCGGCCGGATGTACGACCGGAGACTGACCTCGTCAGCGTCCAAGGTGCGCAAATTCTGCCCTACAAGATCCGCGTAGTGGCCAAGATCAACGCCGGCCCGGACTCGGGGCTGACCCAAGTCGCCGCTCAGCATCTACTGCAAACCTACGCCGACTCTTGCCATTGCCTGGAAGGGCGAGTGGACCCGAGCTGGATCGACTACGCCATTCATAGTGCGGGCGCCGCGCAGCTGCAAATCCTGGAACCGCTGGAGCCGATCGTCAGCACAGCGTTTCAGGCCCCGTATTGCACGGGTGTCGAGGTGGAGGTGCGCACGCTATGA
- a CDS encoding phage baseplate protein, with the protein MIGIDRNTGAAVDDWLQFVQRATRALTTPVGTRQKRPLYGSMIPQLLGRNLGDDVLILAQSHAAQAFYNTQNGIADFEPQVIVATRQGAGLLLRFAGTWKNRQQSFEVVT; encoded by the coding sequence ATGATCGGAATCGATAGGAACACCGGGGCAGCCGTCGATGACTGGCTGCAATTCGTGCAGCGTGCCACCCGAGCGCTGACCACCCCCGTGGGCACTCGCCAGAAGCGCCCGTTATACGGCTCGATGATCCCGCAGTTGCTCGGTCGCAACCTCGGCGACGACGTATTGATCCTCGCCCAAAGCCACGCCGCCCAAGCCTTCTACAACACCCAGAACGGCATCGCCGACTTTGAGCCTCAGGTCATCGTCGCCACCCGCCAGGGCGCCGGCCTGTTGCTGCGCTTTGCTGGTACCTGGAAAAACCGCCAACAATCCTTCGAGGTCGTGACATGA
- a CDS encoding phage baseplate assembly protein V: protein MFDAMLRMQLGPIVERLAEMEAQLEDLYRRAESFCRIGVCHEVDAVGNTCKVSHGDLLSPAIRFFNPSAGAQTETRIPSVGEQCLLLNYGSGEGGTQSVALFGLNSSLFPPVSGVASLTRRRHQDGTQSDYDDASHTFNWVNGPTLFTGSREQVDIKVGVASLAMNAQSITLQLGATRLLLDAAGVHLSGPLVDHQGRVISSA, encoded by the coding sequence ATGTTCGACGCAATGCTACGCATGCAGTTGGGGCCGATTGTCGAGCGCCTGGCGGAAATGGAAGCCCAGCTCGAGGATCTTTATCGGCGCGCAGAAAGTTTCTGCCGCATTGGCGTGTGCCACGAGGTCGATGCCGTCGGCAATACCTGCAAGGTCAGCCATGGTGATTTGCTCAGCCCGGCCATCCGGTTTTTCAACCCGAGCGCGGGTGCGCAAACGGAAACCCGCATCCCATCCGTCGGCGAACAATGCCTGCTGCTCAACTACGGCAGCGGGGAAGGAGGGACACAGTCCGTAGCGTTGTTCGGCCTTAACAGTAGTCTCTTTCCGCCCGTGTCCGGGGTTGCTTCGCTGACGCGGCGTCGCCATCAGGACGGCACCCAAAGCGACTACGACGACGCCAGCCACACCTTTAACTGGGTCAACGGCCCGACCCTGTTCACCGGCTCCCGCGAGCAGGTCGACATCAAGGTTGGCGTCGCCAGCCTGGCAATGAATGCCCAGAGCATCACCCTGCAACTCGGCGCCACCCGCTTATTGCTGGATGCCGCCGGCGTGCACTTGAGCGGCCCGCTGGTGGATCACCAGGGGCGCGTGATCAGCAGCGCATAA
- a CDS encoding phage holin family protein, whose product MTNEQQALAEMPIWLVIILALVGGVSGEMWRADKEGARGWSLIRRLALRSGACMVCGVSALMLCYAAGMSIWTAGAIGCLTAMAGADVAIGLYERWAAKRIGVNDSRPDQQ is encoded by the coding sequence ATGACAAACGAGCAGCAAGCGTTAGCGGAAATGCCTATCTGGCTGGTGATCATACTGGCGCTGGTCGGCGGAGTGTCCGGTGAGATGTGGCGCGCCGACAAGGAAGGCGCCCGCGGTTGGTCGCTGATTCGGCGCCTGGCCCTGCGGTCCGGGGCGTGCATGGTCTGCGGGGTTTCAGCATTGATGCTGTGCTACGCCGCCGGCATGTCGATCTGGACCGCCGGGGCCATTGGTTGCCTGACTGCCATGGCCGGCGCGGATGTGGCCATCGGCCTTTATGAACGCTGGGCGGCCAAGCGAATTGGGGTCAACGACTCTCGCCCGGATCAGCAGTAA